A DNA window from Streptococcus parapneumoniae contains the following coding sequences:
- a CDS encoding DUF3801 domain-containing protein → MEQEQVVAQLGRATLVTGEIILKGLFLASSKAVEMYQARGDNVLFTGETDWNKFMATADTKEVQQLLHNEVNLEAVRKELGQYGIGFSFYTHPDGKTTLAFNAKDKGVVEQAFKDVLEGITRDPRGFNERNLKNRKTTSFAEKLQHFKAVEQEKISSLQVNIHTKEFVLPENIEPQIGGKMK, encoded by the coding sequence ATGGAACAAGAACAAGTGGTAGCTCAATTAGGACGGGCAACTCTTGTGACAGGAGAAATCATCTTAAAAGGACTCTTCCTGGCTAGCTCTAAGGCGGTTGAAATGTATCAAGCCAGAGGGGACAATGTCCTCTTTACTGGTGAGACAGACTGGAATAAATTCATGGCAACGGCAGATACGAAAGAAGTCCAGCAATTACTACACAATGAAGTCAATCTCGAGGCAGTTCGAAAAGAACTTGGTCAATACGGGATTGGCTTTTCTTTTTATACACATCCTGACGGTAAGACAACTCTTGCTTTCAATGCAAAAGATAAAGGAGTTGTCGAACAAGCCTTTAAGGATGTCTTAGAAGGAATCACAAGAGATCCGAGAGGATTCAATGAGCGGAACCTTAAAAATAGGAAAACAACTTCTTTTGCGGAGAAATTGCAACATTTCAAAGCAGTTGAACAAGAGAAAATTTCTTCCCTCCAGGTAAACATTCATACGAAGGAGTTTGTTCTTCCAGAAAATATCGAACCACAGATTGGAGGAAAAATGAAGTGA
- a CDS encoding G5 domain-containing protein yields MRKWKQRCSVILGLTVLGFANLVEVVTPFVETTKVYAQENSNVNGNTLTFTAKSREEINRTTEKKIKPMDLLVLLDFSPSNEYNFTKMLSDLKSLISTMSDEDQIWLFSYGGNYSDSYKAQDTGIASGKPMNKKNLIKLLENKQIKRYDFIDLFRKEGWNISEDSIGKDFSEIYDNYSGKKNSYVSTIQFTDDWMSTETIDIHYATWAKNHAKTFYTVTYDANEGSHSVEVMKAAGHNNIFISNDSTNESERQKAINAQFAKTAVEEIKEEKVSVKQKGTVSISPEADLTLTSAELVSPNGQKTPLTITNNTVSWSGDLDNGSYTVNYTFTGTPSVERSIRSSVTVDGKKVDEKINILRPEKIAFETKYEEDPSLAAGQEKEKQAGSEGSQLVSLKGGKVISTTITKPKVDRIVLRGTKGSDVEVKTEDISFNTTYTEDPELEIGQTKVVTEGAVGQKEITKTYVTQSGKRVGDPAVTEKILKKAVDKVIAKGTKGQDVDVAESDIAFKTVYTEDPELEFGQEKIVTEGVVGVKRTTKTYVTQKGVRTKDEPSIKEEVLKEAVDKVVARGSKSAVATKELDYKTKYVEDKESEAGKKTVVTKGSKGHETTTITYSFNSETGEVTANEPKVEKTESVDEVISVGTKPKVEIRETEFKTEKRENKDLKKGEEKIIQAGVKGRETITTTYYLDPDTGEVKENKPSLEKVDPVNEIIEVGTQAEKVLPNTGTSLSNFLTLTGIIGIALGISVIIYRKLNKK; encoded by the coding sequence ATGAGAAAATGGAAACAGCGTTGTAGTGTAATCCTAGGACTAACAGTTCTAGGATTTGCGAATTTAGTTGAAGTTGTTACACCGTTTGTAGAGACCACAAAGGTTTATGCACAAGAGAATAGTAACGTAAATGGTAATACTCTAACTTTTACGGCTAAGTCTAGAGAAGAAATCAATCGAACTACAGAGAAGAAGATAAAGCCGATGGATTTATTGGTTTTGTTAGATTTTTCACCTTCGAATGAATATAATTTTACTAAAATGCTTTCAGATTTGAAGTCATTGATTTCAACAATGTCTGACGAAGATCAAATTTGGTTGTTTAGTTATGGTGGAAACTATTCAGATTCTTATAAAGCTCAAGATACTGGAATTGCATCTGGAAAGCCGATGAATAAGAAAAATCTTATTAAATTATTAGAAAATAAGCAAATCAAAAGGTATGATTTTATAGATTTATTCAGAAAAGAAGGCTGGAATATATCAGAAGATAGTATCGGGAAAGATTTTTCAGAAATATATGATAATTATAGCGGAAAAAAGAATTCTTATGTTTCAACAATTCAGTTTACTGATGACTGGATGAGTACAGAAACAATAGATATTCATTATGCGACATGGGCAAAAAATCATGCTAAAACATTTTATACAGTTACCTATGATGCAAATGAGGGTAGCCACTCTGTTGAAGTTATGAAGGCGGCAGGTCATAATAATATTTTTATATCTAATGACTCTACGAATGAATCAGAAAGACAAAAAGCAATTAATGCTCAGTTTGCTAAAACAGCTGTTGAGGAAATCAAAGAAGAGAAAGTTTCTGTGAAACAAAAAGGAACAGTCTCTATTAGTCCTGAAGCAGACTTGACATTAACATCAGCAGAATTAGTTTCTCCTAATGGTCAAAAAACTCCTCTAACTATCACCAATAATACCGTTTCTTGGTCAGGTGATTTAGATAATGGTTCTTATACTGTTAATTATACCTTTACTGGTACACCGTCTGTAGAACGTAGTATTCGCAGTTCTGTAACAGTAGATGGTAAAAAAGTAGATGAAAAAATCAATATTCTCAGACCTGAAAAAATTGCTTTTGAAACCAAATATGAAGAGGATCCATCGCTGGCTGCTGGTCAAGAGAAAGAAAAGCAAGCTGGTAGTGAAGGTTCACAATTGGTTTCTTTAAAAGGTGGTAAAGTTATTTCAACTACTATTACAAAACCTAAAGTTGATCGCATTGTTCTTAGAGGAACTAAAGGATCAGACGTTGAGGTGAAAACAGAAGACATCTCTTTTAACACAACTTATACAGAGGATCCTGAGTTAGAAATTGGACAGACCAAAGTTGTAACTGAAGGTGCTGTAGGTCAAAAAGAAATAACAAAGACTTATGTTACTCAATCAGGCAAACGTGTAGGGGATCCAGCTGTCACAGAGAAAATCCTTAAAAAAGCCGTTGATAAAGTAATTGCAAAAGGTACAAAGGGGCAAGATGTAGATGTTGCAGAGTCTGATATAGCTTTTAAGACTGTTTATACAGAGGATCCTGAGTTAGAGTTTGGACAGGAAAAAATTGTAACTGAAGGTGTTGTAGGGGTTAAAAGAACTACTAAAACCTATGTAACTCAAAAAGGAGTTCGAACGAAAGATGAACCATCTATAAAAGAGGAAGTCCTCAAAGAAGCTGTTGATAAAGTAGTAGCTAGAGGCAGCAAATCAGCTGTTGCGACTAAGGAACTAGATTATAAAACAAAATATGTTGAAGACAAAGAGTCAGAAGCAGGTAAAAAGACAGTTGTTACAAAAGGTAGCAAAGGTCATGAAACAACCACGATTACCTATAGTTTTAATTCTGAAACAGGAGAAGTAACCGCAAATGAACCAAAGGTTGAAAAAACTGAATCTGTAGACGAAGTGATTTCAGTAGGGACTAAGCCCAAAGTTGAAATTAGGGAAACAGAATTTAAAACTGAAAAACGAGAAAATAAAGATTTAAAGAAAGGTGAAGAAAAAATTATTCAAGCTGGTGTTAAAGGTAGAGAAACAATTACGACAACTTATTATCTTGACCCAGATACAGGAGAGGTAAAAGAAAACAAACCGAGTCTTGAAAAAGTAGATCCTGTAAATGAAATTATCGAAGTAGGCACCCAAGCTGAAAAAGTATTACCTAATACGGGAACTAGTTTATCCAATTTCTTGACTTTGACAGGAATCATTGGAATAGCATTAGGAATCTCTGTAATAATCTATAGGAAATTAAATAAAAAGTAG
- a CDS encoding conjugal transfer protein TrbL — MNLDIRELTSSLSSYSSATNQAVNIMADAVRPIGYILLGLFFWFEMASWSQMVKSRGGSLTQKIWLEALMKYLFAFIMISASSQICDAILELLNIIVKVIAHVVPSQLDKYQYAQGAVKGWFEKMIFGLVGGLTEFIANIILGIIIFLRYLDLYMLKALAPLLVAFFMMDSLRSVTINFLKYFAASAFIGVILIVVSVVYSGLVTTDMLKVAAGSSGSWGTAFASIAKGVIYIFTLVGTSRKAKQLLGV, encoded by the coding sequence ATGAATTTAGATATTAGAGAGCTGACAAGCTCTCTTTCTAGTTACAGCTCTGCGACAAACCAAGCTGTAAACATAATGGCTGATGCAGTCAGACCTATTGGGTATATCCTTTTAGGTCTTTTTTTCTGGTTTGAGATGGCATCATGGTCACAAATGGTCAAGTCCAGAGGAGGTTCGCTAACCCAAAAGATATGGTTAGAGGCCTTGATGAAGTATTTATTTGCTTTCATCATGATTTCTGCCTCATCTCAAATTTGCGATGCCATTCTGGAATTACTTAATATTATTGTAAAGGTAATTGCTCATGTAGTACCTTCACAACTTGATAAATATCAATATGCGCAAGGTGCTGTCAAAGGTTGGTTTGAAAAAATGATTTTTGGTCTCGTCGGTGGACTAACTGAATTCATAGCTAATATAATACTTGGAATCATCATATTTCTAAGGTATTTAGACTTGTATATGCTTAAGGCTTTAGCTCCATTATTGGTGGCGTTCTTTATGATGGATTCTTTACGATCTGTTACGATTAACTTCCTGAAATATTTTGCAGCGTCAGCCTTTATAGGAGTTATTCTAATTGTGGTATCTGTTGTATATAGTGGTTTAGTCACTACAGATATGTTAAAAGTTGCGGCAGGATCTAGTGGAAGTTGGGGAACAGCATTTGCTTCAATCGCTAAAGGTGTTATATACATCTTTACACTTGTTGGAACTAGTCGAAAAGCTAAGCAACTTTTAGGAGTGTAA
- a CDS encoding multidrug transporter MATE codes for MHQFLNSIVHGVVGTILIAIWFVPLFKITICDNFGNEIKTKRLPLAFLMLLKSVWPKSKVSFIWKGYKKHEDQR; via the coding sequence ATGCATCAATTTTTAAATTCTATTGTGCATGGCGTGGTTGGAACTATCTTGATTGCAATCTGGTTTGTACCGCTCTTCAAGATAACTATATGTGATAACTTTGGAAATGAAATCAAAACGAAAAGGCTACCATTAGCCTTCTTAATGTTACTAAAAAGTGTTTGGCCGAAAAGTAAGGTTTCATTTATTTGGAAAGGATATAAGAAGCATGAGGATCAGAGATAA
- a CDS encoding VirB4-like conjugal transfer ATPase, CD1110 family — MSLFKSKREKLENAEKKRIERLRRQMKPTTQNTINYTLLHEDGLMHVAREKYSRSFMLGDASYSTAQQDEKESIIDTTMDALNSLDEGSNYQLLVINRRVSDNSLQNILFEETNDGFDDYREELNKMIKERFTTHANNFEVHKYVTISTKADDRKQAQLILQDIGVSLGTQFQESDIIFRDMNGLDRLKVFSELLRGNPYVNFDYKEIALTGLSTKSFIAPNRIEFQEKRMIIDDSWVKVLYAHRYPNWMSDRLIRDLTTLGFELAITIHAEPYENVEILEKIDDAETDAEIGKLRSKRKAAKSGIFDDAVVAGRDQEISEATKKWRDEITEYDQKIFSGLIAVYFKAESQEELQRNKQKIKRAGRKLGVEFEDLYYYQEEALNTILPIGECFLNVKKNFMRKMTTANIATQVPFTNVDLKSDSSLARYYGQNQLSNNIITLDRKRDLNTGSGVVLGSSGSGKSTTIKGGEVIPTLLKYPEDRVIIVDPEDEYSDIGRAFGAQMVDISIGSKTHINLLDLPDLDRLDDEDDDPIGDKANLLMGLFESILSEVTDAQIGIIDRVTGMTYERYLTENFTPTLKEWHQVLKEQPEPEAQDLALAVETYTTGSQDIFAHNTNVDLNHRFVIFNLKKLSHKLKPFALMVIQDYIWNQIVENQGKCTTWVYFDEMQILFKNKAQADFFTTLYSRIRKYGAIPTGITQNVETLAAVEEGRKLLSNSEFMILLKQKPQDLAILKEIVNLTDKQIRYLAKPKAKGTGLIVAGPVVVPFENPIPKNTKLYNLVATDA, encoded by the coding sequence ATGAGTTTATTCAAAAGCAAAAGAGAAAAACTAGAAAACGCAGAAAAGAAAAGAATTGAGCGCTTGCGTCGTCAGATGAAACCTACGACGCAAAATACGATCAATTACACACTTCTACATGAAGATGGATTGATGCACGTTGCACGTGAGAAATATTCTCGTAGCTTTATGTTGGGAGATGCTTCTTACTCGACAGCTCAACAAGATGAAAAAGAGAGTATCATCGATACAACGATGGATGCTCTTAATTCACTGGATGAGGGTAGTAACTATCAACTCTTAGTGATTAACCGTCGAGTATCGGATAACTCCTTGCAGAATATCTTGTTTGAAGAAACAAATGATGGTTTTGACGACTATCGTGAAGAGCTAAATAAGATGATCAAGGAGCGATTTACGACACACGCTAACAACTTCGAGGTACATAAGTATGTGACCATTTCAACCAAAGCGGATGACCGAAAACAGGCTCAGTTGATCCTACAAGATATTGGAGTTTCCCTAGGAACTCAATTTCAGGAATCTGATATTATTTTCAGGGATATGAATGGTTTGGATCGTCTAAAAGTCTTTTCTGAGTTACTACGAGGTAACCCGTATGTCAATTTCGATTACAAAGAAATTGCTTTGACAGGTTTATCTACTAAATCATTTATTGCGCCAAACAGGATTGAATTTCAAGAAAAACGCATGATTATAGATGATAGTTGGGTCAAGGTACTTTATGCGCACCGCTATCCAAACTGGATGTCTGATCGACTTATTCGGGATTTAACAACACTAGGATTTGAACTAGCTATTACTATCCATGCAGAACCTTATGAGAATGTTGAAATCTTAGAGAAAATTGACGATGCTGAAACAGATGCTGAAATTGGGAAACTTCGTTCTAAACGTAAGGCCGCTAAATCTGGTATTTTTGATGATGCGGTTGTGGCTGGTCGTGACCAAGAAATTTCAGAGGCTACTAAGAAGTGGCGAGACGAGATTACTGAGTATGATCAGAAAATCTTTTCTGGTTTGATTGCAGTGTATTTTAAGGCAGAGAGCCAAGAAGAACTACAACGTAACAAACAGAAGATTAAGCGTGCTGGCCGTAAATTAGGGGTAGAGTTTGAGGATCTTTATTATTATCAAGAAGAGGCTTTGAATACGATTTTACCTATCGGTGAGTGCTTCTTGAATGTGAAGAAGAATTTTATGAGAAAGATGACGACAGCTAATATTGCTACGCAAGTCCCTTTTACCAACGTGGACTTGAAGTCTGACAGCTCGCTTGCTCGCTATTATGGTCAGAATCAATTATCAAACAATATTATTACACTAGATCGAAAACGTGATTTGAATACTGGTTCAGGTGTTGTGCTGGGTTCCTCTGGATCTGGTAAGTCTACTACGATCAAGGGTGGAGAGGTTATTCCGACTTTGCTGAAATACCCAGAAGACCGAGTTATCATCGTGGATCCCGAAGATGAATATTCTGATATTGGCCGTGCTTTCGGTGCTCAGATGGTGGATATTTCAATCGGTTCTAAAACACATATCAATCTTTTGGATCTACCAGATCTGGATCGTTTGGACGATGAGGATGACGATCCGATTGGAGATAAGGCAAACTTGTTGATGGGATTGTTTGAATCGATTCTGTCAGAGGTGACAGATGCACAGATTGGAATTATTGACCGAGTGACAGGTATGACTTATGAACGCTATTTGACGGAGAATTTTACCCCAACATTAAAAGAGTGGCACCAGGTCTTGAAAGAACAACCCGAACCCGAAGCACAAGACTTAGCTTTAGCAGTAGAGACCTATACAACTGGTTCTCAGGACATTTTTGCTCACAATACCAACGTGGATCTCAATCATCGCTTTGTTATCTTTAATCTGAAGAAGTTGTCGCACAAATTGAAGCCGTTCGCTTTGATGGTGATTCAGGATTATATCTGGAATCAAATTGTAGAGAATCAAGGGAAATGTACTACATGGGTTTACTTTGATGAGATGCAGATTTTATTTAAAAATAAGGCACAAGCTGATTTCTTTACTACCCTGTATTCACGGATTCGGAAATACGGTGCGATTCCAACAGGAATTACACAGAACGTAGAAACACTAGCTGCTGTTGAAGAAGGTCGGAAGTTGCTCTCAAATAGTGAGTTTATGATTTTACTCAAACAAAAACCCCAAGATTTGGCTATCCTAAAAGAGATTGTCAATCTGACCGATAAACAGATTCGCTACTTAGCCAAACCAAAAGCTAAAGGTACTGGCTTAATCGTAGCTGGGCCAGTTGTGGTGCCATTTGAAAATCCAATACCAAAGAATACTAAGTTGTATAACTTAGTCGCAACAGACGCTTAG
- a CDS encoding phage tail tip lysozyme — protein sequence MDQEKGRPKTIGHKLDQKLETVRKNYRTVQQDSAKQLTKLQSQTHSKRQLVKKSRSQFRASKNKVKKIQKEYKNIQKQGKNLEKEGKALRPEEIKKQAFLKKELDKAKLEKKTSKRTFKVAQEANGDSRKKKFYRATKQALERSASQQASSAAHQDDTLSDIARTKYRYQDIQIQGKRIKTIGKYSGKIGQGMVKSSYSLGNRAYNKAKGRGFTRTPREFSWEGKLSRRIQDYKKRLAASKTGKVAKKARKFYRVGSKPLQAIIKNPFSLKAYLIAFGLLLFLAILGIGSSGITRQDEFDLNDTWLYLSKLDREKSDDKVDYWTNIDDPLLYLNYKYDDISDKLRIDGNKYFSQQNRGKLYLDTLWKNLNGDKDNLKTMEELYTKNNLYKLDKDELEEYKELLEIARDSGKYMLLQELDNPFYTEDQPESEAPLQIIERFGYKTKTEVFNGSVLQASGGQSLLAVLDGKVEVKGSDIEISDQDSKFLYKNVDTIRYKTGDHVKAGDIIGKVAPEGNQTVYYQKLEPDRSNKKDKDGNIKKSWTYVNVGFYFQRVEYTQATSVVSNIETSGDKGRRARAFADAIKKNIPEATDEGIAAVLGGFDIESSITFKRYETDFLTNNQFDKVAKEPTAENLVGNWGAFQAMYPTLPLNERGYLVNGLHYIGIGIGQFTGPRALALWNFAKAVNGDIWSAEVQTKFLLEEDDPTRRAAFRRIVTSTGSVEALTEDFLNAWLGVPGNKLLERQNAARQWLNFLKNKGGGSTGVSSKQVPAEYKDKLPYGLPTDQALLEGQGYSGNAYELGNCTWYVYNRFAQIGVGIHPYLGNANQWVDSGQAQGYDISTTPKPGSAAVFMNGVAGASPIYGHVAFCEYVNSDGSFLMSEMNFGGLYVSSWRTLKPQSGIYFVTPK from the coding sequence ATGGATCAGGAGAAAGGCAGACCAAAAACAATCGGTCATAAGTTAGATCAAAAACTGGAGACGGTTCGTAAGAATTACCGAACGGTTCAACAAGATAGCGCAAAACAACTTACGAAGCTACAATCTCAGACTCACTCTAAACGTCAGTTGGTAAAGAAGAGTCGGAGCCAATTTCGAGCTTCTAAGAACAAGGTCAAGAAGATACAAAAAGAGTACAAGAATATCCAGAAACAAGGAAAAAACCTTGAAAAAGAAGGAAAGGCACTTCGTCCAGAGGAAATTAAAAAGCAGGCCTTCCTTAAGAAGGAATTAGATAAGGCGAAACTGGAGAAAAAAACTTCTAAAAGAACTTTTAAAGTTGCTCAAGAGGCTAACGGTGATTCACGTAAGAAGAAGTTTTATCGTGCTACTAAACAGGCTTTAGAACGTTCTGCGAGTCAACAAGCTAGTTCTGCAGCGCATCAGGATGATACACTGTCAGATATAGCACGAACTAAATATCGGTATCAGGATATTCAGATTCAAGGGAAACGGATCAAAACGATTGGGAAGTATAGCGGTAAAATTGGCCAAGGAATGGTTAAATCGAGCTATAGCCTTGGAAATAGAGCCTACAATAAGGCTAAAGGAAGAGGTTTCACTCGAACTCCAAGAGAATTTTCTTGGGAAGGAAAACTCTCTCGTCGTATTCAGGATTATAAGAAACGCTTGGCTGCTTCTAAAACAGGGAAAGTGGCTAAGAAAGCGAGGAAGTTCTATCGTGTAGGTTCTAAACCGCTTCAAGCTATTATCAAAAATCCATTTAGCTTAAAGGCTTATCTGATTGCTTTTGGTCTGCTTTTGTTTCTAGCTATACTTGGTATTGGTAGTTCAGGAATTACCCGTCAAGATGAATTTGATTTGAATGATACTTGGTTGTATCTTTCAAAATTGGATCGTGAAAAATCGGATGACAAGGTAGATTATTGGACAAATATTGACGATCCACTTCTGTACTTGAATTATAAGTATGATGATATTTCAGATAAGCTTCGTATAGACGGGAATAAATATTTTTCACAACAGAATCGTGGAAAACTTTACTTAGATACCTTATGGAAGAATTTGAATGGGGATAAAGACAATCTTAAAACGATGGAAGAGCTTTATACTAAAAATAATCTCTATAAGCTTGATAAGGACGAGTTAGAGGAGTATAAAGAACTCTTAGAAATTGCTAGAGATAGCGGAAAATATATGTTGCTTCAAGAACTAGATAATCCATTTTATACAGAAGATCAGCCTGAATCAGAAGCTCCCCTTCAGATTATTGAACGTTTTGGATATAAAACGAAAACGGAAGTTTTTAATGGCTCTGTTTTGCAGGCCTCAGGAGGTCAGTCTCTGTTAGCTGTTTTAGATGGGAAAGTTGAAGTTAAGGGGAGTGACATAGAAATTAGTGATCAGGATTCTAAGTTTCTGTATAAGAACGTAGATACGATTCGCTATAAAACAGGCGATCACGTCAAAGCTGGAGATATTATTGGAAAGGTAGCACCTGAAGGAAATCAAACCGTTTATTATCAAAAGCTAGAACCTGATCGATCAAATAAGAAAGATAAAGATGGGAACATCAAGAAGAGCTGGACTTATGTTAATGTCGGTTTTTACTTCCAGCGTGTAGAATATACCCAAGCAACGTCTGTTGTCAGTAATATTGAAACATCTGGAGATAAAGGAAGACGTGCAAGAGCTTTTGCGGATGCAATCAAAAAAAATATACCAGAAGCAACAGATGAAGGAATCGCAGCCGTTTTGGGAGGATTTGATATTGAGAGTTCCATCACCTTTAAACGCTATGAAACAGACTTTCTAACCAATAATCAGTTTGATAAAGTTGCTAAAGAGCCAACTGCAGAAAATCTAGTTGGCAACTGGGGAGCCTTTCAAGCTATGTACCCTACCTTGCCTCTAAATGAAAGAGGTTATCTAGTCAACGGTTTACACTATATAGGGATTGGGATTGGCCAATTTACTGGTCCTCGTGCTCTTGCATTGTGGAATTTTGCAAAAGCTGTGAATGGAGATATTTGGTCTGCAGAAGTCCAAACAAAATTTCTTCTGGAGGAAGATGATCCAACTAGACGTGCAGCATTCAGAAGAATTGTAACATCTACTGGATCCGTAGAAGCTCTTACGGAGGACTTCTTGAACGCTTGGTTGGGAGTACCAGGTAATAAGCTCTTAGAACGACAAAATGCAGCTCGTCAATGGTTGAATTTCTTAAAAAATAAAGGAGGAGGTTCGACAGGTGTTTCTAGCAAGCAAGTTCCAGCAGAATATAAAGATAAGCTACCTTATGGACTACCTACCGATCAAGCACTTTTAGAAGGACAAGGATATTCAGGTAACGCTTATGAACTAGGGAATTGTACTTGGTATGTCTATAATCGCTTTGCTCAAATTGGAGTTGGCATTCATCCCTATCTAGGAAATGCCAATCAGTGGGTTGATAGTGGCCAAGCGCAAGGATATGACATTTCAACGACTCCTAAACCAGGTTCTGCAGCTGTATTCATGAATGGTGTAGCTGGGGCATCGCCAATCTATGGTCATGTTGCTTTTTGTGAGTACGTTAATAGCGATGGTAGCTTCTTAATGTCAGAAATGAATTTTGGTGGTTTATATGTATCAAGTTGGCGTACCTTGAAACCACAATCAGGTATCTATTTTGTTACCCCTAAATAA
- a CDS encoding VirD4-like conjugal transfer protein, CD1115 family, translating to MITEKKKRRLRPYLLLGIGLFYLFHWFFKLWLLAPDTDSVTDVFGFGKLNWMNDHLNDKSWFDFQFTPASLLIGLGGFLIAFLLYLRVSDTGTYRYGEEHGSARFATREELMRFRDEEPEKNMIFTQNSQMGLFNNRLSFENQINKNILVYGGTGDSKTRSAVKPNILQANSSFVTTDTKGILIHETGKSLVEKGYKMKIFDLITFLNSDGFNVFRYIHNEMDIDRVAEAITESLNRNGHEGDPFWPAANKLLMRSLIGYLYFDGKLDHYLPNLGQVTDMIRELRRNHPEAESPVELMFEDLERRSPGNYASRQWDLFNKNFDGQTRASVYAIFATTFSVFDHEQLRKIIEKDTLEIEKWNIEKTAVFIHIPEVDPAYQFLSALLFSTIFDVLIKTADAVILGEYPTKTKEDLLHLQVWADEFGQIGKIPNLPPIISVIRSREISIKMMVQSQSQIEVLYGKENTKTIINNCGAILYLGSNDLDTLKYLSERSGKQTLNDQNYSESRGRNASSSKQNSKIGRELLTPHEVATIGTTEALLFLSKQNVFRDQKFNLDTHPRAYLLSNGPNDDNWYRYKRYLSDIDEWKAQVGEENVIHIGIKEVEEVPLKVSEKRKEI from the coding sequence GTGATTACAGAAAAGAAGAAACGGAGACTTAGACCGTATTTGTTGTTAGGAATTGGTCTATTCTACCTCTTTCATTGGTTCTTTAAACTATGGCTGTTAGCACCAGATACTGATTCAGTAACGGATGTATTTGGATTTGGAAAGCTTAACTGGATGAATGACCATCTAAACGATAAATCTTGGTTTGATTTTCAATTTACTCCAGCTTCTTTATTAATTGGTCTGGGCGGATTTTTGATTGCTTTTCTACTGTATTTGAGAGTATCTGATACGGGGACTTACCGCTATGGAGAAGAACATGGATCAGCTCGTTTTGCGACAAGAGAAGAGTTGATGAGATTCCGAGACGAAGAACCTGAAAAGAATATGATTTTTACCCAGAACAGTCAGATGGGACTATTTAATAACCGCTTGAGCTTTGAAAATCAGATTAATAAAAATATTCTGGTGTATGGAGGTACAGGGGATTCAAAGACACGTAGTGCTGTAAAACCGAATATATTACAAGCTAACTCTAGTTTTGTAACTACAGATACCAAAGGGATTTTGATTCATGAAACAGGGAAATCACTTGTAGAAAAGGGTTATAAGATGAAGATTTTTGATTTGATTACTTTCCTGAATTCAGATGGCTTCAATGTTTTTAGATATATTCATAATGAAATGGATATAGACCGAGTGGCAGAGGCTATTACAGAGTCTCTCAACAGAAATGGTCATGAGGGAGATCCTTTTTGGCCAGCAGCCAATAAACTCCTGATGCGTTCTCTAATTGGCTATCTTTATTTTGATGGTAAGCTCGATCACTATCTGCCTAATTTAGGGCAGGTTACAGATATGATTCGAGAACTGAGACGGAATCATCCAGAAGCGGAGAGTCCTGTTGAATTGATGTTTGAAGATCTGGAAAGAAGGAGCCCAGGGAATTATGCTAGTAGGCAGTGGGATCTATTCAATAAAAACTTTGATGGCCAAACACGGGCTTCTGTTTATGCTATCTTTGCGACTACCTTCTCAGTGTTTGACCATGAGCAACTAAGAAAGATTATTGAAAAGGATACACTGGAGATTGAAAAATGGAATATTGAGAAAACAGCAGTTTTTATTCATATTCCAGAAGTGGATCCAGCTTATCAGTTCTTATCTGCCCTTCTTTTTAGTACCATTTTTGATGTTTTGATAAAGACTGCAGATGCAGTTATATTAGGTGAGTATCCAACAAAGACTAAGGAAGACCTATTACATCTACAGGTGTGGGCAGATGAGTTTGGTCAGATTGGGAAGATTCCTAATTTACCGCCAATTATCTCTGTTATTCGTTCTCGAGAGATTTCTATCAAGATGATGGTACAATCTCAAAGTCAGATTGAAGTGTTATATGGTAAAGAAAATACGAAGACGATTATCAATAACTGTGGTGCTATTCTTTATTTAGGTTCCAATGACTTGGACACGCTTAAGTACCTATCTGAGCGATCAGGGAAGCAAACTTTGAATGATCAGAATTATAGTGAGAGCAGAGGAAGAAATGCCAGTAGTTCTAAGCAGAACTCTAAAATTGGTCGGGAATTGTTGACACCGCATGAGGTTGCCACGATTGGAACAACAGAAGCCTTACTCTTTCTATCCAAACAAAATGTCTTTCGAGATCAAAAATTTAACCTGGACACGCATCCGAGAGCTTACCTCTTAAGTAATGGCCCGAATGATGACAACTGGTATCGATACAAGCGCTATTTGAGCGATATTGATGAGTGGAAAGCCCAGGTTGGGGAAGAAAATGTTATTCATATTGGGATTAAGGAAGTTGAGGAAGTTCCTCTCAAAGTGAGTGAGAAAAGAAAGGAAATCTAA